The Pseudolabrys sp. FHR47 genome contains a region encoding:
- a CDS encoding ABC transporter substrate-binding protein: protein MCEFCGVDNDHASDSGSRFGLTRRQTLDMLAAGGLAALGTMLGGFGRAAHAADDDVVRIGYLPITDATALLVAHGMGYFKDEGLTAERPTLMRGWSPLVESFAAGKFNLVHLLKPIPVWMRYNNNFPVKIMAWAHTNGSGVVVGGHTDIKSFADLGGKQVAVPFWYSMHNIVLQYALRKAGLKAVIKAQGEALAANECNLQVMAPPEMPAALAAKKIDAYIVAEPFNALGETKAGGRMLRFTGDIWKNHPCCVLCMHEEVTTKKPEWTQKVMNALVRAEIYASANKKDVAKLLSKDGEGYLPLPAEIIERAMTHYDAKAYGETKAITHPDWKIGRIDFQPWPYPSATKLIVESMNDTVVGGDTTFLKKLDPDFVAKDLVKYDFVRNAMNKYPDWKKDPSVNPADPFTRTEVLAP, encoded by the coding sequence ATGTGTGAATTCTGCGGAGTTGACAACGACCACGCTAGCGACAGCGGAAGCCGCTTCGGCCTGACGCGCCGACAGACGCTCGATATGCTTGCGGCTGGCGGCCTTGCTGCGCTCGGCACCATGCTCGGCGGCTTTGGCCGCGCGGCGCATGCGGCCGACGACGACGTGGTGCGCATCGGCTACCTGCCGATAACCGATGCGACGGCTCTGCTGGTGGCGCATGGCATGGGCTATTTCAAGGACGAGGGCCTGACCGCCGAACGTCCGACCTTGATGCGCGGCTGGTCGCCGCTCGTTGAATCTTTCGCGGCCGGAAAATTCAATCTCGTGCATCTGCTCAAACCGATCCCGGTCTGGATGCGCTACAATAACAATTTCCCGGTCAAGATCATGGCCTGGGCTCACACCAACGGCTCCGGCGTCGTGGTCGGCGGGCATACCGACATCAAGTCGTTCGCCGATCTCGGCGGCAAGCAGGTCGCGGTGCCGTTCTGGTACTCGATGCACAACATCGTTCTGCAGTACGCCTTGCGCAAAGCCGGCCTCAAGGCCGTGATCAAGGCGCAGGGCGAGGCGCTGGCGGCGAACGAATGCAATCTTCAGGTCATGGCGCCGCCGGAAATGCCGGCTGCGCTCGCGGCCAAAAAGATCGACGCCTACATCGTCGCCGAGCCGTTCAACGCGCTTGGTGAGACCAAGGCTGGCGGCCGGATGCTGCGCTTCACCGGCGACATCTGGAAGAATCATCCTTGCTGCGTGCTGTGCATGCACGAGGAGGTGACGACCAAAAAGCCGGAATGGACGCAGAAGGTGATGAACGCACTGGTGCGCGCGGAGATCTACGCCTCGGCGAACAAGAAGGATGTCGCGAAACTTCTGTCCAAGGACGGCGAGGGCTATCTGCCGCTTCCCGCCGAGATCATCGAGCGTGCCATGACGCATTACGATGCCAAGGCCTATGGCGAGACCAAGGCGATCACGCATCCGGACTGGAAGATCGGCCGCATCGACTTCCAGCCTTGGCCCTATCCGTCGGCGACCAAGCTGATCGTTGAATCGATGAACGACACCGTGGTCGGCGGCGATACGACGTTCCTGAAGAAGCTCGATCCCGACTTCGTCGCCAAGGATCTGGTGAAATA